A genomic window from Colletotrichum destructivum chromosome 7, complete sequence includes:
- a CDS encoding Putative RTA-like protein: MLSIRQNASEAGAAEANPFKLYHYDPSIAAAVIFVLLFLATTLLHCWQLVKSRCWFFVPLAIGGLLEAIGYAARAKSGSESPDWTLGPYIIQAILLLVAPALYAASIYIELGRIISVIDGEGHVMIPKAWMTKVFVTGDILSFILQGGGGGYQASGSLEALQTGAKIIIAGLFVQLIFFGFFIVVTVAFHRSINRAPTGRANSSIPWRRHMRALYLGSVLIMVRSVFRAVEYLQGFDGYLLSHEAYLYFFDATLMVLVMVLFNQVHPAEIAAVLSGGGYNEEWKMGALPRYNMERL, encoded by the exons ATGCTTTCAATCCGTCAAAACGCCTCGGAAGCCGGTGCGGCCGAAGCGAACCCGTTCAAACTTTACCACTACGAtccctccatcgccgccgccgtcatcttcgtcttgCTCTTTCTCGCAACAACTCTCCTTCACTGCTGGCAGCTGGTCAAGTCCCGCTGTTGGTTCTTCGTCCCCCTGGCCATAGGAGGTCTTT TGGAAGCCATTGGGTATGCCGCTCGCGCCAAGTCGGGAAGCGAGAGCCCCGACTGGACCCTAGGGCCCTACATTATTCAAGCAATCCTCTTACTCGTGGCCCCCGCCCTGTACGCCGCCTCGATCTACATAGAGCTGGGCCGGATTATTTCTGTCATTGACGGGGAGGGCCATGTCATGATTCCAAAGGCATGGATGACGAAGGTCTTTGTAACAGGGGACATTCTTTCGTTCATACTTCAGGGTGGCG GGGGCGGCTACCAAGCCTCGGGAAGCCTCGAAGCCTTGCAAACGGGCGCCAAGATCATCATTGCCGGTCTATTCGTCCAACTCATCTTCTTTGGGTTTttcatcgtcgtcaccgtGGCCTTCCATCGCTCCATCAACAGAGCGCCCACCGGCCGCGCCAACAGCAGCATTCCCTGGAGGAGACACATGAGAGCTCTGTACCTGGGGAGTGTGCTCATCATGGTCCGATCCGTGTTCCGTGCCGTCGAGTACCTCCAGGGTTTCGACGGGTACCTGCTGAGCCACGAGGCGTATCTCTACTTCTTCGATGCCACCCTTATGGTTCTCGTCATGGTTCTGTTCAACCAAGTCCACCCCGCCGAGATCGCGGCCGTCCTGTCGGGCGGCGGGTACAATGAGGAATGGAAGATGGGTGCGCTGCCGCGATACAACATGGAGAGGTTGTGA
- a CDS encoding Putative RTA-like protein, giving the protein MASSTTEAPAEFFDFKLYRYTPSLAAAIVSVIVFAVLTALHTWRMLKARAYYFMAFTIGGVFQTAGYGGRIWSHYDPLSIGGFVIQAILILVAPALYAASIYMILGRLIRTVKGEHLSLIPVNWVTRVFVTGDVIAFSLQAGGGGIQAAGTMAMYETGEKIIIAGLFVQIVVFGFFVVTSIMFQSRLTRNPTRVARSGSVPWKRYLVVLYVVSAIILVRSIFRVVEYLQGNKGYLISHEIFLYVFDTILMAITMAIFAIWYVEHLEDPKRGKFVEDLETSGSGNSCEMDDSVQHGRQVREQHDQHWK; this is encoded by the exons atggcgtcctcgacgaccgagGCCCCGGCCGAGTTCTTCGACTTCAAACTCTACCGGTACACGCcctcgctggcggcggccattGTCAGCGTAATTGTGTTTGCCGTCCTGACGGCGCTGCACACGTGGCGGATGTTGAAGGCGAGGGCCTATTATTTCATGGCCTTTACCATCGGCGGTGTCT TCCAGACGGCCGGGTACGGAGGACGGATCTGGAGCCATTACGACCCTCTCTCcatcggcggcttcgtcatCCAggccatcctcatcctcgtcgccccggCGCTGTACGCCGCCTCCATATACATGATCCTGGGCCGCCTCATCCGGACGGTCAAGGGCGAGCACCTGTCGCTGATCCCCGTCAACTGGGTGACCCGCGTCTTCGTCACGGGGGACGTGATCGCCTTCAGcctccaggccggcggcggcggcatccagGCGGCGGGTACGATGGCCATGTACGAGACCGGGGAGAagatcatcatcgccggcctgTTCGTGCagatcgtcgtcttcggcttcttcgtcgtcaccTCCATCATGTTCCAGTCCCGGCTCACCAGGAACCCCACGCGCGTCGCCCGCAGCGGCAGCGTCCCGTGGAAGCGGTACCTCGTAGTGCTCTACGTCGTgagcgccatcatcctcgtccggAGCATCTTCCGCGTGGTCGAGTACCTGCAGGGGAACAAGGGGTATCTCATCTCCCACGAGATCTTCCTCTACGTCTTCGACACCATCCTCATGGCCATCACCATGGCCATCTTTGCCATCTGGTACGTGGAGCACCTGGAGGACCCGAAGCGCGGCAAGTTTGTGGAGGACCTGGAAACGTCTGGCTCGGGTAACAGTTGTGAGATGGACGACAGTGTTCAGCATGGACGACAGGTCCGTGAGCAGCATGACCAGCATTGGAAGTGA
- a CDS encoding Putative zn(2)Cys(6) fungal-type DNA-binding domain-containing protein: MTLNEVPMETPPVKRRKPHKKSRTGCLDCRKRRVKCSEERPSCRSCVRREVFCEYPEEAQPTGNLTPQSSDLHDDASPARLSPRVYDTGGDHNRTQHPSTPAPTPVGAASSVSRRPGASTDTFGIRDLALLHHWTVSTSVSIFKAPDLDSLWQVLIPQIAFEHPFVTHAILSLAALHMAYLDDRPQNSSYVEEATQHHAVSLAGFHSVLENCTVDQYEGLFLWSILNIIYVFSISKQLADNVERNSPRLRKDRLLGVEWIPMMRGIDAVLAPYYDFLRGGRMQPLLSLGNWTELEPGDSILDPMDRELRRLQDIWKDSGDADVYNHALTVMRKARMYCLQFETMEAHMLADFGWNRALAGPLSFVHFGPQQYFTLLHQRQPPALVLFTYLGALLHSLNHVWFFEGWGKDIVEAIDDLLGDYWRPWIRWPLRHAGLSSD, from the exons ATGACTTTGAACGAAGTCCCAATGGAAACACCTCCAGTGAAAAGACGCAAACCACACAAGAAGTCAAGGACAGGGTGCCTTGACTGCCGGAAGCGCCGAGTCAAG TGCAGCGAGGAGCGCCCGAGCTGTCGATCCTGTGTCCGACGCGAAGTCTTCTGCGAATACCCTGAGGAGGCCCAGCCAACCGGCAACCTGACGCCCCAGTCGTCCGACCTCCACGATGACGCATCGCCGGCTCGCCTGTCCCCCCGGGTTTACGACACTGGAGGAGACCACAACCGGACGCAACACCCGTCGACCCCGGCGCCCACCCCCGTCGGCGCGGCCTCAAGCGTATCCCGGAGGCCCGGAGCCTCCACGGACACGTTCGGCATAAGGGACCTGGCACTGCTGCACCACTGGACCGTCTCTACCAGCGTCAGCATCTTCAAGGCCCCCGACCTGGACTCGCTGTGGCAGGTCTTGATTCCGCAGATCGCCTTTGAGCACCCCTTCGTCACGCACGCCATCCTGAGCCTGGCCGCCCTACACATGGCCTACCTCGACGACAGGCCCCAGAACAGCTCctacgtcgaggaggccaccCAGCACCACGCCGTCTCTCTTGCCGGGTTCCACTCCGTGCTCGAAAACTGCACCGTCGACCAGTACGAGGGTCTGTTCCTCTGGTCCATTCTCAACATCATCTACGTCTTTTCCATCTCGAAACAGCTTGCCGACAATGTGGAGCGGAACTCGCCGCGCCTCCGCAAGGACCGCCTTCTGGGCGTCGAATGGATCCCGATGATGCGCGGCATAGACGCGGTGCTGGCGCCGTACTACGACTtcctccgcggcggccgcatGCAGCCCCTCTTGTCACTGGGGAACTGGACCGAGCTGGAGCCCGGAGACAGCATCCTGGATCCGATGGACCGGGAGCTCCGGCGACTGCAAGACATCTGGAAGGACagcggcgacgccgatgtcTACAACCACGCCCTGACGGTCATGAGAAAGGCCCGCATGTATTGCTTGCAGTtcgagacgatggaggcCCATATGCTTGCGGACTTTGGGTGGAACAGGGCCCTGGCTGGCCCGCTGAGCTTCGTTCACTTCGGCCCCCAGCAGTACTTTACGCTGTTGCATCAGCGCCAACCCCCGGCACTTGTCCTCTTTACCTACCTGGGTGCCCTTTTGCACTCTCTGAATCATGTATGGTTCTTTGAAGGTTGGGGCAAGGACATTGTCGAGGCCATAGACGACTTGCTCGGGGACTACTGGAGGCCGTGGATTCGCTGGCCGCTTCGACACGCGGGGTTGAGCTCCGACTGA
- a CDS encoding Putative UDP-glucuronosyl/UDP-glucosyltransferase, Glycosyltransferase family 28: protein MADKRKTIRYELPADDASYHLAPPSPNTIRRAASTGDMTGQTLQHEQLSFAGDGNPSPPPSPPLSELWGDDAKILVHLSLHPVSKQLTRPWLTEDENGVFIEEDGRVQVDCNSKLARAISVMYRMSKAEKGDNPPPRTPSPSPSSPPPPYERIHGGSAQKDPTRLNVVIQVVGSRGDVQPFVALGAELKRRGHRVRLATHDVFDRFVRDAGLEHYGVGGDPAALMAYMVKNPGLIPSMKSLKAGEIRQKREMVEEMLGGFWDACTRPDAATGRPFVADAIISNPPSFAHVHCAQALGIPVHLMFTMPWTSTAAFPHPLANLQNVGGDHAVANYVSYGVVEHLTWQGLGDVINKWRGRLDLEPVAMFDGPMLAEALKIPFTYCWSPALVPKPKDWGTHIDVCGFFFRDAPAYSPPEDLARFLAAGPPPVYIGFGSIVLDDPQRVVKTILGAVDAAGVRAIISKGWSDLAGSRSDSVYWIGDCPHEWLFQHVAAVVHHGGAGTTACGLRNGKPTTIVPFFGDQPFWGDMVADAGAGPRPIPHKQLTPENLTAAIQYCLSDRAVAAAQGIAARMQSEGGVQAAADSWWKQLPLKRMQCDLVPSQAAAWSYTKSKTPMKLSKAAAEVLLIHEAVQQKHLSVYESKPITMDVTRWDPITGGASAVLATATDMTGSITGMVTEPIKEYKDEKRRRTREELLRRQQLDGGGGSADGSSRDSVSSAGRADGGSDPSEKQKRPSMAGKVAGASAKSIGLVGPTAAKGMLVDFPLALTEGLRAVPKHLGTAVRDHGTVTDARSGAVVAGKTFAWGFVDGLSDLVMEPVRGAGNGGGALGAFKGVGKGAASLVAKSGAGMFGLFAYPSAGIAKSLRSAVYSGTRKAIAKERHREGQWLVSGDDAVPPALDLDAGEILASFHRLRGSER from the exons ATGGCAGACAAACGAAAGACGATCCGATACGAGTTGCCCGCGGATGATGCAAGCTATCATCTAGCACCTCCGTCACCAAACACCATCCGAAGGGCAGCCAGCACCGGCGACATGACTGGCCAAACCCTCCAACATGAGCAGCTGAGCTTCGCTGGAGATGGCAacccatcgccgccgccgtcgccgccgctcagcGAACTATGGGGTGATGATGCAAAGATTCTAG TCCATCTCTCCCTCCACCCCGTATCAAAGCAACTTACTCGGCCATGGTTGACCGAAGATGAGAACGGCGTGTTTATAGAGGAAGATGGCCGCGTCCAAGTCGACTGCAACTCCAAGCTGGCACGCGCCATCAGCGTCATGTACCGCATGAGCAAGGCAGAAAAGGGAgacaacccgccgcccagaaCGCCGTCCCCTAgtccctcgtcgccgccaccgccgtaCGAACGAATCCACGGGGGATCTGCGCAGAAGGACCCGACCCGGCTGAACGTCGTGATCCAGGTCGTCGGCAGCCGCGGGGACGTCCAGCCCTTCGTCGCGCTGGGCGCCGAGCTCAAGCGACGCGGCCACCGCGTCCGGCTGGCGACCCACGACGTCTTTGACAGGTTCGTCCGGGATGCCGGCCTGGAGCACTACGGCGTCGGGGGCGACCCGGCCGCCCTGATGGCGTACATGGTCAAGAACCCGGGCCTGATCCCTAGCATGAAGAGCCTGAAGGCGGGCGAGATCCGGCAGAAGCGCGAGATGGTCGAGGAGATGCTGGGCGGGTTCTGGGACGCCTGCACCAGGCCGGACGCGGCGACGGGTCGGCCGTTCGTGGCGGACGCCATCATCTCGAACCCGCCCAGCTTCGCCCACGTCCACTGCGCCCAGGCGCTCGGCATCCCGGTGCATCTGATGTTTACGATGCCCTGGACAAGCACGGCGGCGTTCCCCCATCCGCTGGCGAACCTGCAGAATGTCGGAGGCGACCATGCCGTGGCCAACTACGTTTCCTACGGCGTTGTCGAGCACTTAACATGGCAGGG GCTGGGCGATGTAATAAACAAGTGGCGAGGCCGGCTCGACTTGGAGCCTGTAGCCATGTTCGACGGCCCCATGCTTGCGGAAGCGTTAAAGATCCCCTTCACCTATTGCTGGTCTCCGGCTCTCGTTCCTAAGCCGAAAGACTGGGGAACACACATAG ACGTTtgcggcttcttcttccgcgaTGCGCCAGCATACTCCCCTCCGGAAGACCTAGCCCGGTTTCTCGCCgcagggccgccgccggtgtaCATTGGGTTTGGAAGCATCGTGCTGGACGACCCGCAGCGCGTGGTCAAGACgatcctcggcgccgtggaTGCCGCGGGGGTCCGGGCCATCATCTCCAAGGGCTGGTCGGACCTGGCCGGCTCCAGGAGCGATTCCGTCTACTGGATCGGCGACTGCCCGCACGAGTGGCTGTTCCAGCACGTCGCGGCAGTCGTGCATCACGGGGGCGCCGGCACGACGGCTTGCGGGCTAAGGAACGGCAAGCCGACTACCATCGTCCCCTTCTTCGGAGA CCAGCCGTTCTGGGGCGACATGGTCGCCGACGCGGGCGCCGGCCCAAGGCCCATCCCTCACAAGCAGCTGACTCCGGAGAATCTCACGGCCGCCATTCAGTACTGCCTTTCAGACCGGGCCGTGGCCGCGGCACAGGGGATCGCCGCGCGGATGCAGTCCGAAGGGGGCGTCCAGGCCGCGGCGGACTCGTGGTGGAAACAGCTGCCGCTGAAGCGCATGCAGTGCGACCTGGTCCCGAGCCAGGCGGCCGCGTGGTCCTACACCAAGTCTAAGACTCCGATGAAGCTGTCAaaggcggccgccgaggtcctcTTGATTCATGAGGCAGTGCAGCAGAAGCATCTCTCCGT ATACGAGAGCAAACCCATCACGATGGACGTCACCCGCTGGGACCCCATCACTGGAGGCGCGTCCGCCGTCCTGGCTACGGCCACAGACATGACAGGGTCTATCACGGGCATGGTGACGGAGCCGATAAAAGAGtacaaggacgagaagcgTCGTCGGACGAGGGAGGAGCTCCTGAGAAGACAGCaactcgacggcggcggggggagCGCGGATGGCAGTTCCCGAGACAGTGTCTCCTCAGCCGGCCGAGCGGACGGCGGTAGCGATCCGAGCGAAAAGCAGAAAcggccgtcgatggcgggCAAGGTGGCCGGCGCGTCGGCCAAGAGCATCGGGCTCGTGGGACCgaccgccgccaagggcatgctggtCGACTTTCCGCTCGCCCTCACCGAGGGCCTGAGGGCGGTGCCGAAGCACTTGGGcaccgccgtccgcgaccACGGCACCGTCACGGACGCCAGGagcggcgccgtcgtggcgGGCAAGACGTTCGCGTggggcttcgtcgacggcctcagCGACCTCGTCATGGAGCCGGTCCGGGGCGCCGGGAACGGCGGGGGCGCCCTCGGGGCCTTCAAGGGGGTCGGCAAGGGCGCCGCGAGCCTGGTGGCCAagagcggcgccggcatgtTCGGCCTGTTTGCCTACCCgagcgccggcatcgccaagaGTCTGAGGTCGGCCGTCTACAGCGGGACGAGGAAGGCCATAGCCAAGGAGAGACACCGTGAGGGACAGTGGCTTGTCAGCGGTGATGAtgcggtgccgccggccttggacttggacgCCGGGGAGATACTCGCCTCGTTCCACAGGCTCCGTGGCTCGGAGCGATAG
- a CDS encoding Putative glycoside hydrolase, family 3, glycoside hydrolase family 3 domain, immunoglobulin translates to MLLSLITTAALVGAAAPSPPVYANRSDHFIVVPTYPTPESTGEGWKAAFDKAQEAVSRLNLTQKVSLTTGFTYGLSCNGNIAPIPEIDFPGLCLADGPVSVRIADLTTVFPAGLTAAATWDRQLIYERGRGLGAEFRGKGASVHLGPAAGALGRHPLGGRNWESFSPDPYLSGVAMEHSIRGIQDMGVQATAKHFIGNEQETQRSNSFAEDGTEIQAISANIDDRTMHELYLWPFANAVRSGVVSVMCGYNRVNQTYACENSKLLNGLLKGELGFQGYVVSDWYATHSGVNSVEAGMDMTMPGPMNTAAATLPGMPSYLGGNLTQAVLNGTVPESKVDDMARRILSAYFFLHQDDDFPSIDPSTGFVFAATYAYPDEYLTLSGYDPSNPPPARDVRGNHSEIVRKVAAAGTVLLKNTNGTLPLKEPKNVAVFGNGAADVSEGLTYTGDESGPWGANIGALNVGGGSGAGRHTRLISPLFAIRNRVEEGTPGGRVQYLTDNAKIVEGDFTSIYPPPDVCLVFLKTWSREGTDRLSFENDWDSTAVVNNVAKKCPNTVVVTHSGGINTMPWADNPNVTAILAAHYPGQENGHSIVDVLYGDVNPSGRLPYTIPKRPADYDFPIVNITGTLAQNPDAWQADFNEGLMIDYRHFDAKNITPQYEFGFGLGYTTFALAGDATFAPKSENVPAYPPPAARAYPGGNPALWDTIGSVSATVENTGSVDGEQVVQLYVSLPRRGVPSNTPVQVLRGFEKVALAPGASKLVEFPVLRRDVSFWNTTAQEWELPVGEIEFRVGFSSRDIKSKTFGTFF, encoded by the exons ATGCTTCTTTCCTTGATCACCACCGCAGCCTTGGTCGGAGCTGCAGCTCCGTCACCCCCCGTGTACGCGAATCGCTCCGATCACTTCATCGTGGTCCCCACGTACCCGACAC CCGAGAGCACCGGCGAAGGATGGAAGGCTGCCTTCGACAAGGCCCAAGAGGCCGTCTCGCGGTTGAACCTGACGCAGAAGGTCAGCCTGACGACTGGCTTCACCTACGGCCTCTCGTGCAACGGCAACATTGCTCCGATTCCCGAGATCGACTTCCCCGGACTCTGCCTCGCAGATGGTCCGGTCTCTG TTAGGATCGCAGATCTCACTACGGTCTTTCCAGCGGGTTTGACGGCCGCAGCAACGTGGGACAGGCAACTGATATACGAGAGAGGGCGCGGCCTCGGTGCGGAATTCCGCGGCAAGGGCGCCAGCGTTCATCTTGG ACCGGCAGCCGGTGCGCTGGGCCGTCACCCGCTTGGAGGCCGCAACTGGGAGAGCTTCTCTCCTGATCCATACCTCAGTGGAGTTGCTATGGAACATTCCATCCGGGGTATCCAGGATATGGGCGTGCAAGCTACCGCCAAGCACTTCATCGGCAACGAACAGGAGACGCAACGATCCAACAgcttcgccgaggacggcactGAGATCCAAGCCATCTCTGCCAATATCGATGACCGCACCATGCATGAGCTCTACCTCTGGCccttcgccaacgccgtTCGCTCCGGCGTTGTCTCTGTCATGTGCGGATACAACCGGGTCAACCAGACGTATGCCTGCGAGAACTCCAAGCTGCTGAACGGGTTGCTCAAGGGAGAGCTGGGCTTTCAGGGCTACGTCGTCAGCGACTGGTACGCCACCCACTCGGGCGTCAACTCCGTCGAAGCCGGCATGGATATGACGATGCCGGGGCCTATGAACACCGCTGCCGCGACTCTCCCGGGCATGCCCTCCTATCTCGGCGGCAACCTGACCCAGGCCGTACTCAACGGCACCGTCCCCGAAAGCAAGGTCGACGACATGGCACGCCGCATCCTCTCTGCTTACTTCTTCCTCCACCAGGATGACGACTTCCCCTCCATCGATCCGTCGACGGGCTTCGTCTTTGCCGCGACATACGCCTACCCCGACGAGTACCTGACCCTCTCGGGCTACGACCCGAGCAACCCTCCGCCGGCCCGCGACGTCCGCGGGAACCATTCCGAAATCGTACGCAAggtcgccgcggccggcaCCGTCCTCCTGAAGAACACAAACGGCACCCTCCCGCTCAAGGAGCCCAAGAACGTCGCCGTGttcggcaacggcgccgcggaCGTCAGCGAGGGTCTGACGTACACGGGGGACGAGAGCGGTCCCTGGGGCGCCAACATCGGCGCCCTCAacgttggcggcggctccggcgccggaCGGCACACCCGCCTCATCTCCCCGCTCTTCGCCATCCGCAACCGCGTGGAGGAGGGCACCCCGGGTGGCCGAGTCCAGTACCTTACCGACAACGCCAAgatcgtcgagggcgacttcACGTCCATATACCCCCCGCCGGACGTGTGCCTTGTGTTCCTCAAGACCTGGTCACGCGAGGGAACGGATCGTCTCTCATTCGAGAACGACTGGGATTCGACGGCCGTGGTGAACAACGTCGCCAAGAAGTGCCCcaacaccgtcgtcgtcacccaCTCCGGAGGCATCAACACCATGCCCTGGGCCGACAACCCCAACGTGACGGCAATTCTCGCCGCGCACTATCCCGGCCAGGAAAACGGACATTCTATTGTGGACGTCTTGTACGGGGATGTCAACCCGTCTGGTCGTCTCCCATACACCATCCCTAAGCGGCCTGCGGATTACGACTTCCCCATTGTCAACATTACCGGAACTCTCGCGCAGAACCCTGATGCCTGGCAGGCTGACTTCAATGAGGGGCTTATGATCGACTACCGTCATTTCGATGCCAAAAATATTACGCCGCAGTATGAATTCGGCTTCGGGCTCGGCTACACCACATTCGCGCTCGCCGGTGACGCCACTTTTGCCCCGAAGAGCGAAAATGTTCCTGCCTACCCTCCCCCGGCTGCGAGAGCTTATCCTGGAGGTAACCCAGCTCTCTGGGACACCATCGGCTCCGTCTCGGCAACGGTAGAGAATACCGGCAGCGTCGATGGTGAGCAGGTTGTGCAGCTGTATGTGTCGCTCCCCAGGCGGGGCGTCCCCAGCAACACCCCTGTCCAAGTCCTGCGCGGATTCGAGAAGGTCGCCCTGGCACCGGGAGCATCCAAGCTGGTCGAGTTCCCCGTCCTGCGCCGTGACGTGAGTTTCTGGAACACCACAGCGCAGGAGTGGGAACTTCCAGTGGGCGAGATTGAGTTCCGTGTTGGCTTCAGCTCCCGAGACATAAAGTCAAAGACATTTGGTACTTTTTTTTAG